The following proteins are co-located in the Primulina tabacum isolate GXHZ01 chromosome 11, ASM2559414v2, whole genome shotgun sequence genome:
- the LOC142518322 gene encoding cation-chloride cotransporter 1-like, with translation MINRVAPAFLIPVVFSLFSIFLGIFLAKKDHPAVGITGLSLDSFKDNWSSDYQTTNNTGIPDPGGKIYWNFNALVGLFFPAVTGIMAGSNRSASLKDTQQSIPVGTLAATLTTSGLYLVSVVFFGALATREKLLTDRLLTATVAWPFPSIIYIGIILSTLGAALQSLTGAPRLLAAIANDDILPVLNCFKVADGSEPHIATLFTAFLCIGCVVIGNLDLITPTITMFYLLCYAGVNLSCFLLDLLDAPSWRPRWKFHHWSLSLIGALICVVIMFLISWTFTVVSLALATLIYYYVGIKGKAGDWGDGFKSAYFQLALRSLRSLGASQVHPKNWYPIPPIICRPWGKLPANVPCHPKLADFANCMKKKGRGMSIFVSILDGDYHECAEDAKAACRALGTYIDYKKCEGVAEIVVAPSMSDGFRGIVQTMGLGNLKPNIVVMRYPEIWRRENLTEIPATFVSIINDCIVANKAVVIVKGLDEWPNEYQRQYGTIDLYWIVRDGGLMLLLSQLLLTKESFESCKIQVFCITEEDSDAEELKVDVKKFLYDLRMQAEVIVISMKSWDAQAEQQDDSVEAFTSAQERIASNLHEMNGRARKEGTPLLADGKPVVVNEQQVEKFLYTTFKLNSTILRYSRMAAVVLVSLPPPPLSHPAYFYMEYMDVLVENVPRLLMVRGYRRDVVTLFT, from the exons ATGATCAATCGAGTTGCACCAGCCTTTCTTATACCTGTTGTGTTCTCATTGTTCAGCATATTTCTTGGGATATTTCTGGCAAAGAAGGATCATCCAGCAG TTGGAATTACGGGCTTGAGTTTGGATTCTTTCAAGGATAATTGGAGTTCAGACtatcaaacaacaaacaatactggaatCCCTGATCCCGGTGGGAAAATATACTGGAACTTCAA TGCACTAGTAGGACTTTTTTTCCCAGCTGTCACCGGGATTATGGCTGGTTCAAATCGTTCTGCCTCACTCAAGGATACTCAGCAATCCATTCCTGTTGGGACCTTAGCCGCAACTTTGACAACTTCTGGTCTATATCTTGTTTCTGTGGTCTTTTTTGGTGCTCTTGCAACTAGGGAGAAACTTTTGACTGACAG GCTACTTACAGCTACTGTCGCTTGGCCTTTCCCTTCCATAATTTATATTGGTATTATCCTCTCTACCTTAGGCGCAGCTCTACAGAGTTTGACTGGTGCCCCCCGACTTCTTGCAGCAATAGCCAATGATGACATCCTACCTGTGCTGAACTGCTTTAAAGTGGCAGATGGAAGTGAGCCTCATATTGCTACTCTATTCACTGCCTTCCTGTGCATTGGATGTGTAGTTATTGGCAATCTGGATCTTATCACGCCAACCATAACGATGTTTTACCTTTTGTGTTATGCGGGTGTCAACCTGTCCTGCTTTCTTTTGGATTTGTTAGATGCTCCCAGCTGGCGTCCTCGATGGAAATTTCATCACTGGAGCCTCTCTCTTATTGGAGCATTAATCTGTGTAG tgaTTATGTTTTTAATATCTTGGACTTTCACTGTGGTGTCTCTGGCCTTGGCGACTCTAATATATTATTATGTGGGCATCAAAGGGAAAGCAGGAGACTGGGGTGATGGTTTCAAGAGTGCATACTTTCAACTTGCTCTTAGAAGCCTGCGATCTTTAGGAG CTAGCCAAGTACATCCAAAGAACTGGTATCCCATTCCTCCCATAATTTGCCGGCCTTGGGGCAAATTGCCTGCAAATGTACCTTGTCATCCTAAGCTTGCAGACTTTGCCAATTGTATGAAGAAAAAAGGCAGGGGAATGTCAATATTTGTTTCTATTTTAGATGGGGACTATCATGAGTGTGCTGAAGATGCAAAGGCTGCATGCAGGGCTCTCGGTACTTACATTGACTACAAAAAATGTGAAGGTGTTGCTGAGATAGTTGTTGCCCCTTCAATGTCTGATGGCTTCCGAGGTATTGTTCAGACAATGGGCCTTGGAAATCTGAAGCCTAATATTGTGGTAATGCGATACCCTGAGATATGGCGCCGGGAAAATTTAACTGAAATACCAGCCACATTTGTCAGTATAATCAATGATTGCATTGTTGCAAACAAAGCAGTTGTTATCGTAAAGGGTCTCGATGAGTGGCCTAACGAGTATCAGAGACAATATGGTACCATCGATTTGTACTGGATTGTGAGAGATGGGGGTCTTATGCTGCTTCTTTCCCAGCTCCTCCTGACGAAAGAGAGCTTCGAGAGCTGCAAAATTCAGGTCTTCTGTATCACAGAAGAGGATTCTGATGCAGAGGAACTCAAGGTGGATGTAAAGAAGTTTCTTTATGATCTTCGAATGCAAGCTGAGGTAATCGTCATCTCAATGAAATCGTGGGATGCCCAAGCCGAGCAGCAGGATGATTCTGTGGAGGCATTCACCAGTGCACAAGAGAGAATTGCTAGTAATCTTCATGAAATGAATGGAAGGGCTAGAAAAGAAGGGACGCCTTTGCTTGCTGATGGTAAGCCAGTTGTTGTTAACGAGCAGCAAGTAGAAAAATTCCTATACACCACTTTCAAGCTTAATTCAACGATACTTAGATATTCTAGAATGGCTGCTGTTGTCCTGGTAAGCCTTCCGCCGCCTCCTTTGAGCCATCCTGCGTATTTTTATATGGAGTACATGGATgtcttggttgaaaatgtgcCTCGTCTTTTGATGGTTCGAGGATACCGTAGAGACGTCGTTACGTTGTTCACATAG